The sequence TCAAACTATAGATGGAATAGTTTATTTAGTATAAAATCACAAGAAGAAAATCTGGATGATTGTAATAAATTTGCGAGGTTGTAGTATGACCTGAAGTAATTGCCAACCAGAACCGCCATCAAGATCAAGAAACTTCACAGCTTCTAACAGATGGTCATCTGCAAGACAGTACCTGAAAACCAGGCGAATGAAAAAATGGGAACAAAACCAGTCTTCATATTATAAATTGTTATCAACACTTGCAAATGTCAAAACTAATGTTCAGCTCAAGTTCTACAAATCCCTCAAAAGAGATATTAGAGTTATTGCATGACTGCAGACATGGGATATAAGGGTGCTTACTCTCTAGCAGCCTCTAGATCAAGCTGAAAGGTGTTTTCAAGAAGCCTCTGCAAGcaaaatcttaatcgattaaggTGTGATAAAAAAGAGTCACAGGCAATCACATATTGGAAGATAAAAGAAGCATTTTCCTGAAAAGTAATGCTTATTAACAAAGCAGAATCAAGTCCTGGAGATCTCTCATCAGCTTACTTGCAAGGAAAGGGCATCCATGATGCCTGTTTCGCAAAATGGAATAAAAGCCAAGTACGCAAAAAGAAGACCCGCTCCATAGCTGATTGTGgaaagcaacaaaatagaaaggCAGAACCTTAAAGACGTGGAACTTAAAGGATTAAACTCTTTGTTTGATGGCATAAATAAACTTGAGAGCATTACATGTCATCTGCGATTCCAAATGCTCTTTTCTCCTTGGGACTGAAAGCAGAAGCTGATGATGCACGTCTCCAAAGCCCATCTGAAAGTTCTCCAGAACTTTCTTCTAGGGTTGAATTCCTTGCGCAAATGATAATTCAAGTACAAAATGTATATTTTTCTTAAGGCTAGATGCGAATGATGATAACAAACAAAAGGGTCTCAAGAATGCAACACACAGATAATTATCCATTTCCTTAACCATTTTAAGGTTTAAAACATTGAACCAAACTCAAAAACATGTGAAGTGCATGGCCATTCTTCACCAGgggagaaagagaaaaatacCTTAAATCAACTGAAAATGCTAAGTCGCGAAGCCGCGGCACTAGATAAGCTGCGTCTTTCTCCACAATCGTGCTGCAGTAATTAAGAACTTCATAAATAAACTAAAAAGTGCGGGATTTCAAATTTTCACACAAGTAAGGATGAAATATAGCGTTCAAGTAATTTATTACGAGCAAACCAACATACTTCAGAACAATAGAAGCAGGTCCAAGACTCTGGTGTAGTCTTTCATGATCGTGCATGTAGGATAGACCCTTCATAACACCTTGAAGAAGTCGAAGAACAAAATACCTTCGACGTTTTATTTTTAGTTCCTGTTCGAAAGGATTCCAGATATTCTGTTCTCCTGAAAGACTATCCTTTGATATTTTGTCACTTGCAACTTTGGCATAGTCTGCTGCGCTATATTTGCCATCATTACGGAAAGCAAGCCACTGCCATGAAGATATCTGCTTCAAACACAACTTGGAAATATACGTATTCTGGAAAATATAGATTAGAACAGTTGATAGTATAAACCTGTTCCCCTGTTTGTGTCTCGAACCCCCCTAAAAGtatctgaatgttcttacagaTATCCTTGGGATCACTCTACAAAAAGTTGAGATACTACATTAGAAAGGGTTTGTAAGGGAAAACTATCTTTGGTTGTTTAGATTCTTACTTGTAGAAATAAATGAGCATTTAGCTCATTTGCCGCCATCATATCTGCCTCAGTACCACCAGCACGTTGCCCAGGATATACCTTCATGTgtaacaaaacaacaaaaattgGATGACAATTAGTTTCCATAACCTCAACCAACCCATCCCCATCACAACCTTTGGCTCTCATAGTTCTATTAAATCTATTTACAACCGAATCGAAAAAGAAATTCCCAAGTGTAATATAGACACCCTTTTCTTcgtgatttttgtttgttttatatgTGGGTGAGGTAAAGCGCAACGGTATTCTTGTTTTTACTTGTTACTCAAATTCATTTGCCATTCCCAGGTTTGTAACTTATTAAATAGTTCAAACTCTATAAGCAACCAAAAAATGAAACTCGTGTGTCTTTAACCATAACGTTTAGTACAGCATCCATCAatcagaacaggaaaacaagacTATTACGTGATGAACCTTTCAATGATACAATCTTTGCAACTTTTGGAACTGTCGAATAATCCTACCTCTAATACTTTTCCGAACCTACCCCATTGACCATTGCCAATAGAGGTTCGAAAACATAAGGTGGTCAGgtaagaaagttgataatatctAGAACTAGTATTGAATGTTATGGTACAAGAACAACATCTACATTCTATCCAAGGAAAATATGGTAAGGAAAACAGGAGGAAAAGGGTAACACCTTAAAAATAACACGTGTTCCTTTTGATGGACCCTGAGTTATTCTCCCCTCATAAAGCCTGCGTTAGAACTGCCATGAGTGGCATCAGTGGAAAGAGGTAGAGCTATCTGAATGATTTAGCTAGTTATCAATTACCCATCTAGTTAATTTCGAAATAATTATTACGACATTCTTCTTAAACTTCCAATTGGTGCCAAAATTTTCCACATATAATTCATGTCTAAATAAAGTTCACCTGATCTTCACTTGACCTTCTCCCACATCTTGAACTCTCAATCTATCCACATCATTGGACGAATACTGAACATCTTCGGCCCCAGCATTATATTTCGAGTAACTAGAtatgaaacaaaaaaatatatatacatccaTTAAATTCTTTAACATTTCACCATATTGAAACTAAAGTTACGAAGATTCGATCAGTATAGAATTTCACCTAGTGATATTCATGAATCCGTAACTTCCGACGGAGCGTCCAACTTCAAAATCTTCTGGATTAGTAATCAAAGACGCTTTACAAATCCGGGaacttctttgttctttaaattTCAAATTCGAGTTCAATAAACAACTAGAGGAGAAATTAACGGATCCATGAATAAATGAATTTGAAAGAaatgaaaccctagaaaaatgAGATG comes from Papaver somniferum cultivar HN1 chromosome 7, ASM357369v1, whole genome shotgun sequence and encodes:
- the LOC113297415 gene encoding uncharacterized protein LOC113297415, which encodes MTTTPSHFSRVSFLSNSFIHGSVNFSSSCLLNSNLKFKEQRSSRICKASLITNPEDFEVGRSVGSYGFMNITSYSKYNAGAEDVQYSSNDVDRLRVQDVGEGQVKIRLYEGRITQGPSKGTRVIFKVYPGQRAGGTEADMMAANELNAHLFLQSDPKDICKNIQILLGGFETQTGEQWLAFRNDGKYSAADYAKVASDKISKDSLSGEQNIWNPFEQELKIKRRRYFVLRLLQGVMKGLSYMHDHERLHQSLGPASIVLNTIVEKDAAYLVPRLRDLAFSVDLRNSTLEESSGELSDGLWRRASSASAFSPKEKRAFGIADDIYGAGLLFAYLAFIPFCETGIMDALSLQRLLENTFQLDLEAAREYCLADDHLLEAVKFLDLDGGSGWQLLQAMLNPDFRKRPVAEAVLNHQFMNAAVL